Genomic segment of Tamandua tetradactyla isolate mTamTet1 chromosome 1, mTamTet1.pri, whole genome shotgun sequence:
cttgtccaaggtcacacagctaataaccCTGGGAAAATAGTATTACTAAGTAGCAGTGAAATATCAGCATCCAAGGCCCTGGCTGCAGATCCCGCAGCCTTAACCATTGAACTTTACAGCTGGTTTCTCAGTTGGGTCGCTGCTATCTTTAGTCttagtagtaatagtagtagcTACTATCACTTCTCGAATTATTATCATCATTGATTTGGGAAAGGGCACGAAAATTTCCCGTGGTGGAGacgggggagggggcgggggcgggggtggaggTAGAGGGGCGGGCCGCGCCCCCTACGTCCCGCCAGCGTGCTTCCTCTCCCGCCGGGGCAGATTGCTGGCTGCACGTGCGTGTGTTCTATGGCTCGGCGCTGGTGTACGAGGCCACGGCTCGCACGGCCGAGGGCTGCCGTCTGAGTGCGCGCCTCGCGGCTACGGCCGCCACCGAGCGCCTGCTGGGGTCGCCACCGCGCGTCGCGCAAGTCCGCTTCCCGGAGCCGCCGCGGGGCGCCCGCGCGCTGCAGAACCTGCTGCAGCACCTGGAGCGCGGCGTGCTGCTGTGGGTGGCGCCCGAGGGCGTCTTCGCTAAGCGCCTATGCACCGGCCGCGTGTACTGGCGCGGCCCGCTCGCCCCGCACCGCGCGCAGCCCAACAAGCTGGAGCGCGAGCGCACCTGCCAGCTCCTCGACACGCGCCGCTTCCTCGGGGGTAAGAGCGCGGCAGCCGGGccgcgggcggggcggggcagtGTGGCCTGGGCAAGGGGGGGCTTAAGGGTGCGGAACATGGGGTGGACGTGGAAGCAAAGGGCTTGGCGCAGAAGCCCCGGGAGTGGACGCAAATCTGGGCGTCAGGAAGGTTGGGCACGGGAGAGGCATGGGGTGCGGCAACAGACATGGAGTGGGTCAGAAAGGCACAAGCAAGGGGCGTGAGCACTGGAAGTGGGCACGGATGTGGGACGCGGGATAGGCATAGGGGCATGGAAGTGGACGTACAGCGCGGACACACAACGGAGATGTGGCTTACAGGACGTGGGCATGGGATATGAGCGCAAGGGTGGGCACCGAGTGGCATGCCCACCCTTGGTCCAGACCGCTTAAGTCTCCGTGTCCTTAGAACTGCGCGCCCACCTGCGCGACAGCAGCCCGGAGCCCGAGTACCAGATCCGTCTGTGCTTTGGTGAGGAGTACCCGGGGCCCCCGGGCCAGCCCGAGGAGCGGCTTGTCATGGCCCACGTGAGTCACTCCTGCTCCAGCGGGAGCCACCGCCTCCTCTTGGCTCTTCACCCACTCCCTGCAGTCCCGGATCCGCCCGACCTGCTGAATGACCCTCTAGTTTCTTCCATCCCGCTTGTGGGTGTGGGAAGGTGGCTGTCACTCGGGCTGTGAATGCCCAGCGGGAAGGTGGGGGGCGGGAAGGGTGCAGCGGGTTGACAACCGCATCCGCCCCCTGCAGGTGGAGCCGGTGTTCGCTCGCGAGCTCCTCCTGCATTCGAAGCGCCTTGGCCCCCGACCTGGCGGGTGCCCAGCTCCACATCCCCGACCGCGTCTCCCACCTGCTGAGGCAGCTGAGTCAGCCCTGAGCAGCCTGCTTCCTCCCCCTTGTGTCCCCTAAAGCCAGCCCCcgcctgccccccccacccccgtccagCGCTGCCCACGCTGAGCCAGGGGCCCTGGCGTCTGCGGGACAGCGGGAGCCACACGCAGCCGCGGTGAGGAGCCCCAGAAGTCCACTTGGGGGCGACGGCCTGGCTGCTGTGGGCCCGGGGCGTCCGATGGCGGACGCACCATGCCCACAGTGGTTCTTAGAGCCGGCTTGACCTGCATTGAGTTGGTTATAAGGTTTTCTTAAAGCAGATTCTCAAGGATGCTTTAGCGTGGGGACAACCAATAACAAAATTACTTGCCCTCTGAGGGGTTCTAAATTTCCAGATTCTTCCACCCAGCTGCCACCACTGGTCTCTCTAAAACAGAGGACCTGGTCCGAACCCTGAGCTTTGGGCTCTAACTCCTGACCTACTAGCACCAGTAGGACACTGTctttggagaaactgaggcaggccCCCAGACACGGCCTTAAGGCAGAGGCCAAAATGGGAGCTACCAGTCCACCCCCTCGGCAGGTCCCACTAATCTATGCAAACTATGAATTGTAGGGAATCCTTGAGACTTGGGAGGTGACACCTGAAATCTTAGTTGCTCCTGCCTTGTTGGTAAAGTAACACATATCCACCCAAAGAgcagactttttttccttttcagatatATGAGTTTGTTTATAGGAATCCTCTTACACATCCATCATAATAAATCTCATTTAGTGATACATTAACAATCCACTTTTATTGGGAGAGGGGGAATGACATAATTCAACAAACAACAGAAGTAAATCAggtaacttttaaatttaattcagcAACCCAGTTACCCAGTTTATTGAGCGTCTACTCAGTGCCAGACCAGTGCCGGACACAGGGAATAGAATAAAACAGCGTGGTCTCTACTTTTCTGGAGCTCATGGCCTGTTTTCCAGTGCCCTCCTCTTGCCCCTCACTCAGAAGGGATAAAAGTAAGGAGTCACAgaatcaaatcccagctctgtcattcactagctgtgtgacctcaggcaagtcacttaacttctctgatccttagatttttttttttcatctaatcaaaaagaaACTACAAAGTCCCCTGGAGCAGGGTTGGTCAGAGGAGTAAATGTAAAGGGAGGGGAGCTGGCCTGGCACAGGGAGTGGCACCCAATAGCTGCCCACTGACTTGGTTACTTGGGGGTGGGAGATACAGAGAAAGCTGCCCCATCTCCTGGAAGGCTGTTTGTCCTAGACTTCACTGTACCCCTAGCCCAAGGCTGGAGGTGGGCAAAGTTCAGTCCAGAGAGAGTCCACAACCATTCCTGAAACCCTGAAACACCACGGTAGCGCACCACCCCACCCTGGCCCCCCAAGGATGCTGGATTCTGggcaaggtggggtgggggtggggggtggggtctcTGCCCCGCTGATTGTCCTCCCCACATCGCTCACTAGAGGGCGCCAGGGGCACAGCAGAACCAGGTTTCGTGGGTCTTTGTCACCTTCCTAGGCACCCCTCCCCATGAGCACGCCAGGCCTAGGAGGGCAGGGAATAGTGTGACCCTGAGGGCTCTGAGCTGCAGGGAGGAGAAATTGGACCACAGGCgtgggaggaggagaggaaggaaagggatgCGGGTTGGGACCAGAGAGGTCCCTGggctcttctctctctgcctgcATTCGTGGTTCTCCAGCTTAGGCCCTCCGTCCCTTGGCTACCTCATcgcacctctctctctctctccccctctctccccttctctccctctctctctctccctctctctctcttccttctccttctcctcctcctctctctccccctccccctgccacccCACTTCGGtagaatgctttaatttttacTGTCTCTTGCTGTGATTCTAACTTTTcggcaaaccttgtgtctgtttgTGGCTCTTTCTGACTGTCCCTTTTTTCTTATCTtgtctctgcctctctttctttatgtctctgcctctccctgtctctctgtgttcctgtctctctctctgtctccgttttttttttctctgcatctatttttgttctctgtctctgcctctacctctttttgtttgttttctgtctctgaatttcacAGCCTGCCTTCCCCAGCCACCATCACCCAGCCCATGTGGGCTGAGGGTCTCAGCCCCTTCCCTCCCATCTCCCACCCCTGGCAGCTGCTCACAGCTTCCCAGTCCCGGCCTCTCCTGCCCGCCCCTCTTGGGCTTTGGGGAAGGGGGgccagggaggaagggagggcagCCTGGCGGGCCCACCCCTTTTTGCCTTTCCAGGCGGGGAGGCCGGGCCAAGGGCCCTTTTAACCAGCCCAGGCAGGCTGTGCTGGATGCCCGCCCTGGACACGGTGCCTGGCCCTGTGGTCCCGGCCGGCCGCCGCCAGCCCAGACAGCCCCGACAGCATGCAGCAGCAGCCCCCAGCCGGGCCCCTGGCCCCTGCGGCGGAGTCGACCAAGCCTCCCTACAGCTACATAGCGCTCATTGCCATGGCCATCCAGAGCTCCCCGGGCCAGCGGGCCACGCTCAGCGGCATCTACCGCTACATCATGAGCCGCTTCGCCTTCTACCGCCACAACCGGCCCGGCTGGCAGAACAGCATCCGCCACAACCTGTCGCTCAACGAGTGCTTTGTCAAGGTGCCCCGTGATGACCGCAAGCCAGGCAAGGGCAGCTACTGGACCCTGGACCCCGAGTGCCACGACATGTTTGAGCACGGCAGCTTCCTGCGCCGACGCCGACGCTTCACCCGGCGGGCAGCTGCAGAGGGTCTCAAGGGCCCTGCCAGGACCCACCCTGCCAAGGCTCACCGTGGACCCCTCAGAGTGACCAGCCAGGACCCAGGAGTTCCTGGCACTGCAGCTGCTAGGCAGTGCCCACTCCCACCAGAGCTGCCAGAGCCCAAGGGTCTGAGCTTCGAGGGTCTGGTGGGGGCTTTGCCAGCCAGCATGTGCCCAGCAACCACCGATGCCAGGCCTCGGCCGCCCACGGAGTCCAAAGAGATGCCCACAGCCAAGCAGGCAGGCCCAGGAGAGCTCCCCATGGCCGCCTCGCCCTCCCCGAGCCCAGCATTTGGCTTCCCCGCAGGCTTTGCTGAGGCTGAGGGTTTCAGCAAGGCCCCTACGCCCATTTTGACCCCCGAGGCGGGCCTCGGGAACAGCTACCAGTGCCGGCTGCAGGCACTGAATTTCTGCATGGGGGCTGACCCAGGCCTTGAGCACCTCTTGGCCTCGGCAGCCCCCTCACCTGCACCACCTACCCCTCCAGCCTCACTCCGGGCCCCACTGCCCCTGCCAGTTGACTCCAAGGAACCCTGGGTTACAGGCAGTTTTCCTGTCCAGGGAAGCCCTGGCTACCCGTTGGGGCTGACCCCCTGCCTATACCGGACGCCAGGAATGTTCTTCTTTGAGTGAAGGCAGCCTGGCCTCAGGCAGTCCCTGCGGGACCCCTGCCAACTACTGCCCGCCAGACTGTGCTGGCTCTAGGACTTGGAGAGTCCTCGAAGGACCTGGCCCTGGCAAACCAAGGATAACTGGGacagaaagccaggatcggagcAGCGAGTGCTCAGCCCGGCACCCAGGGCTTCAGGACAAACTTGGGGGTGAGGGGAAGCAGGGCCCTTGGGGTTTACTCTGTGGCTCTCAGGGCCAATAAAGCAGTGTGATGATGAGGCTAGCTTACTGCATGGCCGGGGCCCGGGATGCCTGGCTGTGGGTGGGGCGGCTGTGGTcgtggggtggggtggcaagaGCGGGGGATCCTGGGTTGAAATGTCCCCTGTGAGGTCATCTCCTGCCAGGGACTTTGTCGGGGAGTTTCCCAGAAAGACAGAAGAAGGGGAAGCAAGaatggggagggagagaaggggtgCAACCAAGAGAGGCCAGGCAGGGGTGAGGCTGGGGTGGCCTGGGGGCTGACTCTCCGACTCCAACCCCTGTGACTCATAGAAGCCATGACCACTGGTGTCATTTATTCAGTCCCGGGCTCGCATATATTATCTCACTGAATCCTGTGTGTTGTGGAATGTAAAACCATTTTACAgtggtggaaactgaggctcagggagttTAGGGCTCAGAGCTCCAGATCATGATGGCAAATGAGGGGCAGCGAGGAGTTCAGTCTGGGCCTGCGTGAGTCCGAAGGCGTGCTCTTACACACCGCGCCAGGCGGCCTTCACTCTCCAGCCTCCGATCTGCCTGCGGGTGGGACACGGAGCCGGCGCAGAGCTGGCTGCGACCCCAGAGGATGGAGGGCTTCTTTGAAATCCTAAAATTCCAGAGCTAAGACGACACTCCTTACTCATTGCAGAGACAGGGCCCCCGAAGGCTGTAAAGACAAGCAGGTacctctctccttcccctggATTCTCTGTATGCAGGGCCTCCCCTGGTGACTTAAGAAAGCATTTCTCTCATGGGGCGAGGCAGCTGTCCTGGGTACAGAGGAGAACTGGCTCAGCCCTGACCTTTGACCTTCTCTAGCTGCCCCCTGGGGTGGAAGAAGAAATGGTGGCTTTTTCATGACCCCCATCCGAGGAACAGACATGGAGACCAGACACCTCACTGTCCCTACACATCCCAGGACCGGGGGAGCCGAGGcaaatggtttttttttccccccgaATCTCAGTCTTCCCGTCTGGATCATGGGTgtcaggagagaagagagaggaccCAGTGCCGCTGAGGGAACCCCGTTTTGGTCTTGGTGTCAGCATCTGGAGGCCTGGAGGGTCTTAGGACCCACAAGGGGAAAAGGACTCTGGACACCCGGCGGGGTTGAGACCCCTTCGCCGGGCAGGCAGCCTGGTCCCCTCGAGAGGCCCTCCCTCGGGCAGGCGGCCACACTGACTTCAGCCTCCGCTGCTCCTTCCTCCCCCGGCCGGTCCCCTGGGGCCTGGGAGGAAGCGAGCCCGGCTGGACAGCCCGGGCCGTCTGGTTCCCACAGACTCTAAagcagggtggtggtggtgggggaccTGCAGGGTGGGGGCTCACTGTGCCGGAAGGGGTGGGGAAATGCCTGGCCAGCTGCGGGACCCTTCCCCACTGGGCCTCCTGACCCCAGCCCTGAACCCATCAAGCAGCGGGAAGGAGTGCGGGTCCGCCCTGTCTCATCTGGGCAGCCGCGGGGGGCAGGGGGCTGCGAGGCGGATGTCCTGTGTGTGTAAGGGGCGTGGCTGACCAGGAGGTAGGGGGCCCATGTGTGAGTTTTTACCATGGTGCGTGCCTGGATGGGGGGGTCAGTGTGAGTcagggcgtgtgtgtgtgtgtgtgtgtgtgtgtgagtgatggAGAGAGATAGACAGCTAAAAAGGACAGACAAACCTCTTTCTTGGCTGGGTCAGGGAGTAAGGCTTCTGCTGGGCACTGATCCCTGGCGCATTCTTGTGGAGACCTGTGACCCCGGCTCCTTCCCAGCCCATGTCCTGGGCTAGTGGGAGGATGGAGAGGCAGGCCCGGCTGGGCTCCCAGGTCTGTGCCCAACatcctgcccagcccagccctgaggAGGTTTAATATCTGAAATGGGGTGGGGGCCTTGGGGAGAGGAAGGCTGAAtgccctgccctcctgccccctgAGGGAAGATGCAAGAGGGTCAACCAAACCCAGGGGCAGACTTGGCTCTGGGTATGAGTCGCCTTTCCACATTCctttctgccccccccccccaatgtaAGCAAGAAGTGAAGACAAGTTCCTTCACCCCCAATCCCCAAGCAGGAATCCTGGGCTTAAGATCTGCCTCAAACTCGCTGTGTGACCCTGGACCAGTGcccaccctctctgggccttggatTCACTCCCTTTGCCCAGTGAGAGGGACTCTGGGCAACTGGACCCTCTGGGTCTGGGTCCCTGGAGGAGAGGGGCGGTGTGGCCTGAGGGGGTTGGGGGGGCACAGCCTGGAGAAGGGCCCAGACCCAGAGGTGTTGAACTAGGAGGCCCAGACGCCATGATCTCATCTTGCCCTCTGCTCATTGCCCAGCCCGGGACCCCACCCACTGGGCCTCCTGCCCTCACATTTTTTCCATGACCAACAGACACCCTCTGGCTCCCGCCTGGCCACCCCCACTTGGGGCGGGGTGGGGCAGGTGCTCGGTGGAGATTCAGATTGCCTGAGCTGGGCCCACCCGGAGAGAGCACCTTGGCGCAAATGGACAGACTGAGGCCCGAGAAGGCAAATGACatacccaagatcacacagcaaggCAGAACTGTCTTCTCAAGCCTCCGTCGTACCCCACCACTGCTGCCTTAACTGTCTGCTGCTCTCGGGGACAAGGCGGGGCAGGCGAAGCATCTGGCCGGGCCTCGCTGGAGGCTTGGCCGTGTCTGGAAGGCCCTTGGCCTCCCTCTCAGCGGGTTAGAGCAGCACGAAGGCACTGAGTCGGCTTGCAGAGTTAGGCTAAATCAAATCCTAAAATGGTAGAATTGGGGGCATTCCAGAATATTCTCAGGTTTTTTATTCACAGCAGCTCAGATTCTTGGCACGTCAGAGTGGAAAGGGCATCTCCGGCCAGATTTCTGAATCCCCGCTAGGACAGCAAGTCCCCCCAGGAAAGGGGACCCCACCACCTTCAGAGgcgaccccacccccacccccaaccttccCCGTTTGGCAGCTCTGAAAGACTGTCAGGAAGTTCTTCACCCGCCGGTCCTTTGATTTTGCTCTCCCAAGGACGGAGATGACCCACTGACCCCAAGgaggccacccccaccccagggctggGCCTTCCTCTGCctgactcccccaccccccaccgcttatctccacccccccaccccccgcccaccCACTTCCTTCCCTGGGTTACGGCATTCCTCTGCCCGTAGCTGGA
This window contains:
- the FOXS1 gene encoding forkhead box protein S1 yields the protein MQQQPPAGPLAPAAESTKPPYSYIALIAMAIQSSPGQRATLSGIYRYIMSRFAFYRHNRPGWQNSIRHNLSLNECFVKVPRDDRKPGKGSYWTLDPECHDMFEHGSFLRRRRRFTRRAAAEGLKGPARTHPAKAHRGPLRVTSQDPGVPGTAAARQCPLPPELPEPKGLSFEGLVGALPASMCPATTDARPRPPTESKEMPTAKQAGPGELPMAASPSPSPAFGFPAGFAEAEGFSKAPTPILTPEAGLGNSYQCRLQALNFCMGADPGLEHLLASAAPSPAPPTPPASLRAPLPLPVDSKEPWVTGSFPVQGSPGYPLGLTPCLYRTPGMFFFE